The following proteins are encoded in a genomic region of Armatimonadota bacterium:
- a CDS encoding caspase family protein yields the protein MRLNRIALLVAVCACAPLAFSQAWKDAYDKGLAAAKAGDWETARASFKAAVAARPEDQSAATILPGPVTEPNRWRGGAPYSPNFGAAYATVKAAVALKEADRAPLLQEAQSGFETLVEKGQVSPATVYWLGQVYTLLKLSDKQNALDAKVQGNAMSWSVDAEIMTPEDAGMVGSLSPMNPDKRGGTQISKGSGPKVTVFSKPTDKTGTVSIPTTSLTGKVPVLSTKFALLIGNTQTQMSSGSVPFAASDALAVRDGLTNNAGYDEKNVDMVSEGTASQMLAAAKALADRIPNDATVMIYFSGIGVNVDGKDYFAGIDAAMSTDTNKMVSQDDLLQPFRSKGARVFLFCQANRPIESGRFFGMDSGLTGMLARTQATSPGGNVLSTTIDGKSIGLYTKAFVDTLAEFRSNKIPVTEFSWSVFQAMQGGFGAAGGTGTGQVPSIPAVQYMPLNASF from the coding sequence ATGAGACTGAACCGGATTGCCTTGCTGGTCGCAGTGTGCGCTTGTGCGCCGCTCGCGTTTTCCCAGGCGTGGAAAGACGCGTACGACAAAGGTCTGGCGGCCGCCAAGGCCGGAGACTGGGAAACCGCACGGGCCTCGTTCAAGGCGGCCGTCGCGGCCCGGCCGGAAGACCAGTCCGCAGCGACGATCCTCCCCGGTCCGGTGACGGAGCCGAACCGCTGGCGCGGAGGAGCTCCCTATTCCCCCAATTTCGGGGCGGCCTATGCGACCGTCAAAGCGGCCGTCGCCCTCAAAGAAGCCGATCGGGCTCCCCTCCTGCAGGAAGCCCAGTCGGGCTTTGAGACCTTGGTCGAGAAGGGTCAAGTGTCGCCCGCGACCGTGTACTGGCTCGGTCAGGTCTACACCCTCTTGAAACTTTCCGACAAGCAGAACGCCCTCGACGCGAAAGTCCAAGGCAACGCGATGTCGTGGTCGGTGGACGCCGAGATCATGACTCCGGAAGACGCGGGCATGGTCGGTTCGCTCTCTCCCATGAACCCCGACAAACGGGGCGGGACCCAGATCAGCAAGGGGTCGGGGCCGAAAGTGACCGTCTTCAGCAAGCCGACGGACAAGACCGGAACGGTCAGTATCCCGACCACGTCCTTGACGGGCAAAGTCCCGGTCTTGAGTACGAAGTTCGCCCTCCTTATCGGCAACACCCAGACGCAGATGTCGTCGGGCTCCGTCCCGTTCGCGGCTTCGGACGCACTGGCTGTCCGTGACGGTCTTACGAACAACGCCGGCTACGACGAGAAGAACGTCGACATGGTCTCGGAAGGCACCGCGTCCCAAATGCTCGCGGCGGCCAAGGCCCTTGCCGACCGGATCCCGAACGACGCCACCGTCATGATCTATTTCAGCGGGATCGGCGTGAACGTCGATGGAAAAGACTATTTCGCCGGGATCGACGCGGCGATGTCGACCGACACGAACAAAATGGTGTCCCAAGACGACCTGCTCCAACCCTTCCGGTCGAAAGGGGCCCGCGTGTTCCTGTTCTGCCAAGCGAACCGTCCGATCGAAAGCGGCCGGTTCTTCGGCATGGACTCTGGCTTGACGGGCATGCTCGCACGGACGCAAGCCACCAGTCCCGGAGGCAACGTGCTTTCGACCACGATCGATGGCAAATCGATCGGCCTCTACACGAAGGCGTTCGTCGACACGCTCGCCGAATTCAGGTCTAACAAGATTCCCGTCACCGAGTTTTCTTGGAGCGTTTTCCAGGCGATGCAGGGCGGATTCGGAGCCGCAGGCGGAACAGGCACAGGCCAAGTCCCGTCGATTCCGGCCGTCCAGTACATGCCTTTGAACGCTTCTTTTTGA
- a CDS encoding type III pantothenate kinase — protein MLWAIDVGNTQTVVGLWDGEWRAVWRFSTRSGDTEDQTAASLAQLCALKGLPFQADGVIVGSVVPSVNADWRRFGEEWLQSTPLFLKNGADVGLDVLYRPADAVGADRIANALAAIEQIGTPVIVVDFGTATTFDVVDAQGRYAGGAIMPGVSVSLEALASRAAKLPSVSLDAPRVAVGTDTVDALRSGTMYGYAGAVDNVVRKIRLETGDARAVATGGLSDAFLGLSEEIGSVYPNLTIDGLRTAYARLASR, from the coding sequence ATGCTTTGGGCGATTGACGTCGGGAACACACAGACCGTCGTCGGACTTTGGGACGGCGAATGGAGAGCTGTCTGGCGGTTCTCGACGCGATCGGGCGACACAGAGGACCAGACAGCGGCCAGCCTTGCCCAACTCTGTGCGCTCAAGGGCCTGCCGTTCCAGGCCGACGGCGTCATCGTCGGATCGGTCGTGCCGTCCGTCAACGCCGATTGGCGACGCTTCGGCGAAGAATGGTTGCAGAGCACGCCACTCTTCCTGAAGAACGGCGCCGACGTCGGTCTCGACGTCCTCTACCGCCCTGCCGACGCCGTCGGCGCTGACCGCATCGCGAACGCCCTGGCTGCGATCGAACAGATCGGGACGCCCGTGATCGTGGTGGACTTCGGGACGGCCACGACCTTCGACGTCGTGGACGCCCAGGGCCGCTACGCCGGCGGAGCCATCATGCCCGGCGTTTCGGTCTCGCTCGAAGCGCTGGCGTCACGTGCGGCGAAGTTGCCTTCCGTTTCGTTGGACGCCCCGCGTGTCGCGGTCGGGACGGACACGGTGGACGCTTTACGGTCAGGGACGATGTACGGTTATGCCGGCGCCGTCGACAACGTCGTCCGTAAGATCCGGCTCGAGACAGGGGACGCGCGCGCTGTCGCGACCGGAGGCCTGTCGGACGCGTTCTTGGGCTTGAGCGAGGAGATCGGGTCGGTGTATCCGAACCTGACGATCGACGGCCTTCGCACGGCTTACGCCCGGCTCGCGTCCCGCTAG
- the glmM gene encoding phosphoglucosamine mutase: MSKRLFGTDGVRGTANVKVGPELAFRIGRAAGTWLRGQDLPQRVVLGRDTRRSGPMLGAALSSGFCSVGVDVVTMGVVPTGCVCCTAMLGEFGLGAVISASHNPAPDNGIKLIGHEGRKVDEDVERWIEDNLDLVVAEPPTGAAVGTLEPESGLKSAYVEWLASQVPEGLEGLSIAMDCGHGAAYELAPKVFKQLGASVTAVGVRPDGMNINAEGGATKPETVQRLTQETGCDIGVAFDGDADRAVFSDDQGRLINGDRTMAIWCAHWRHHGELDPSLVVGTVMTNGGFERHMQSEGIVLERADVGDKYVSAVLRAKGGKIGGEQSGHIIFPDLLPTGDGLVTALQVCRVLQREGRRASDFFGDYESWPQVLVNVSVAASDGWDARPAVSAALDEAKSALEGRGRLNVRPSGTQPMIRVMVEADDRDLRDAVAEKVVGAMVSDMGGEIYSRVDLTHALGD, translated from the coding sequence GTGAGCAAGAGACTGTTCGGGACGGACGGCGTTCGTGGGACGGCGAACGTCAAGGTCGGGCCGGAACTGGCGTTCCGGATCGGAAGGGCGGCGGGGACCTGGCTCCGGGGCCAAGACCTGCCACAGCGGGTCGTTTTGGGCCGCGACACGCGACGGAGCGGCCCCATGCTGGGCGCGGCCTTGTCGAGCGGCTTTTGCTCGGTCGGAGTCGACGTCGTCACGATGGGCGTCGTCCCTACCGGATGCGTCTGCTGTACCGCGATGCTTGGCGAGTTCGGCCTCGGCGCGGTCATTTCGGCCAGTCACAATCCGGCTCCGGACAACGGCATCAAGCTCATCGGCCATGAGGGCCGCAAGGTCGACGAAGACGTCGAACGCTGGATCGAAGACAACCTTGACTTGGTCGTTGCAGAACCGCCGACGGGCGCCGCCGTCGGTACGCTCGAACCAGAGTCCGGATTGAAGAGCGCATACGTGGAATGGCTGGCGTCGCAGGTGCCGGAAGGCCTTGAGGGACTTTCAATCGCCATGGACTGCGGGCACGGTGCGGCTTACGAACTGGCGCCTAAGGTGTTCAAGCAGCTAGGTGCGTCGGTCACTGCCGTCGGAGTACGGCCCGACGGGATGAACATCAACGCCGAAGGTGGCGCGACCAAACCCGAGACCGTCCAAAGGTTGACCCAGGAAACGGGCTGTGACATCGGTGTCGCTTTCGATGGAGACGCCGACCGAGCGGTCTTTTCTGACGATCAGGGCCGCTTGATCAACGGCGACAGGACGATGGCCATTTGGTGCGCCCACTGGCGACACCACGGCGAGCTCGATCCATCGCTCGTCGTCGGGACGGTCATGACGAACGGCGGCTTCGAACGCCACATGCAGAGCGAAGGCATCGTGCTCGAGCGCGCCGACGTCGGAGACAAATATGTCAGCGCCGTACTCCGCGCCAAGGGAGGCAAGATCGGCGGAGAGCAGAGCGGCCACATCATCTTCCCCGACCTTCTTCCGACGGGCGACGGTCTGGTCACCGCCCTTCAAGTCTGCCGCGTCCTTCAACGCGAAGGACGGCGCGCCTCCGACTTCTTCGGCGACTACGAATCGTGGCCCCAAGTTCTCGTCAACGTCTCCGTCGCCGCGAGCGACGGCTGGGACGCCCGCCCGGCCGTCTCGGCCGCCTTGGACGAAGCGAAGAGCGCCCTTGAGGGGCGTGGACGCCTCAACGTTCGGCCAAGCGGAACGCAACCGATGATCCGGGTGATGGTCGAAGCCGACGATCGAGACCTGCGGGACGCCGTCGCTGAAAAGGTCGTCGGAGCGATGGTCTCGGACATGGGCGGAGAAATCTACAGCCGGGTGGACCTCACGCATGCTTTGGGCGATTGA
- a CDS encoding nucleotide exchange factor GrpE, with amino-acid sequence MPETQAEPSSETSEKAAADASSIDPRDQALADLAAERDRLKDQLLRAMAEAQNVQRRLRQQAEEDRKFAAQPLVERLLPVLDSFERSLAAAEKGSSYEALLDGVKAVDRMLRQVLESGAVKRIPSVGIPYDPEFHEALLTQPTDEHPEDTVTDEIEAGYTLHGRVVRPAKVRVAKKP; translated from the coding sequence GTGCCTGAAACCCAGGCTGAACCCTCTTCCGAGACTTCTGAGAAGGCGGCCGCCGACGCGTCCTCCATCGATCCTCGAGACCAAGCCCTTGCCGACTTGGCCGCGGAACGGGACCGGCTCAAGGATCAGCTTCTCCGCGCCATGGCGGAAGCCCAAAACGTGCAAAGGCGCCTTCGTCAGCAAGCCGAGGAAGACAGGAAGTTCGCGGCCCAACCGCTCGTCGAGCGGCTCTTACCCGTACTGGACAGTTTCGAGAGGTCTTTGGCGGCAGCCGAAAAGGGCTCTAGCTACGAAGCGCTCCTGGACGGCGTCAAGGCCGTCGACCGCATGCTGCGTCAAGTCCTCGAGTCCGGAGCGGTCAAGCGGATCCCCTCCGTCGGCATCCCGTACGATCCCGAGTTCCATGAAGCTCTCCTCACCCAACCGACCGACGAGCACCCGGAAGACACGGTGACGGACGAGATCGAGGCAGGCTACACTCTCCACGGAAGGGTCGTCCGACCCGCCAAAGTGAGGGTGGCTAAGAAACCGTGA
- the der gene encoding ribosome biogenesis GTPase Der — protein MAFRTPTIVIVGRPNVGKSTLFNRIAGKRIAVVEDQPGVTRDRLYAEFDHNGRRMKLVDTGGILFGDDDPLIEQIRVQAEVALAEADVILFMVDADEGLNPSDFDLASRLRGVRQPVYVVATKADNPDRATGANEFYALGFDEVFAVSGVHGKGVNDLLDRISEGFPKSGVEDLPIDELKLAIIGRPNVGKSSMVNALTGEQRVIVSDIPGTTRDAVDTVIDWKGQKVRLIDTAGIRRRGKIQGSVEYYMVHRAETAIQRADCAVLIVDGHEGLTDGDKRVAKTSHDLGKPLVIVVNKWDLVEPPHGDLGRNTPVKKDFKRVLQDEVPEVGYAIVMFASAKESAGMEGVMKAVNRAVEHWCFRVSTGHLNRVVQDAVFDKPLTRKGRPLKVYYCTQPQTKPPTFVLFCNDAELVHFSYVRYIENVLRKEFPLEGTPARVVPRSSKGKYDK, from the coding sequence ATGGCCTTCAGGACTCCCACCATCGTCATCGTCGGAAGGCCGAACGTAGGGAAGAGCACGCTGTTCAACCGGATCGCCGGGAAGCGCATCGCCGTCGTCGAGGACCAACCCGGTGTGACCCGCGACCGGCTGTACGCCGAATTCGACCACAACGGCCGAAGGATGAAGCTCGTCGATACGGGCGGCATCCTTTTCGGGGACGACGATCCGCTCATCGAGCAGATCCGGGTCCAAGCCGAGGTCGCGCTCGCCGAGGCCGACGTGATCCTCTTCATGGTCGACGCGGACGAGGGGCTCAACCCGTCGGACTTCGACCTCGCCTCCCGTCTTCGAGGGGTACGGCAGCCCGTCTACGTCGTCGCGACCAAGGCCGACAATCCCGACCGCGCCACAGGGGCCAACGAGTTCTACGCGCTGGGTTTCGACGAGGTCTTCGCCGTGAGCGGAGTCCATGGAAAGGGCGTGAACGACCTCCTCGACCGCATTTCCGAGGGTTTCCCGAAGAGCGGCGTCGAAGACCTTCCGATCGACGAACTCAAACTCGCGATCATCGGCAGGCCGAACGTAGGGAAGTCCTCCATGGTCAACGCCTTGACCGGAGAGCAACGGGTGATCGTCAGCGACATCCCCGGGACGACCCGTGACGCCGTCGACACGGTCATCGACTGGAAGGGTCAAAAAGTGCGGCTGATCGACACGGCAGGCATCCGTCGCCGAGGCAAGATCCAAGGATCCGTCGAGTACTACATGGTCCACCGGGCCGAGACCGCGATCCAACGCGCCGATTGCGCCGTCCTTATCGTCGACGGGCACGAAGGGCTGACCGACGGGGACAAACGGGTCGCCAAGACCAGTCACGACCTGGGCAAACCGCTCGTCATCGTCGTCAACAAGTGGGACCTTGTGGAACCCCCGCACGGCGATTTGGGCCGGAACACGCCTGTCAAGAAGGACTTCAAACGGGTCCTCCAGGACGAAGTCCCAGAGGTCGGATACGCCATCGTGATGTTCGCGTCCGCCAAGGAATCGGCAGGTATGGAGGGCGTCATGAAAGCGGTCAACAGGGCCGTCGAACACTGGTGCTTCCGTGTGTCGACGGGCCACCTCAACCGTGTCGTCCAAGACGCCGTGTTCGACAAGCCTCTCACTCGCAAAGGCCGACCTCTCAAAGTCTATTACTGCACACAGCCTCAGACAAAGCCCCCGACGTTCGTCCTGTTCTGCAACGACGCCGAACTCGTCCACTTTTCTTACGTCCGGTACATCGAAAACGTCCTGCGAAAGGAGTTCCCGCTCGAAGGGACGCCTGCCCGGGTCGTGCCCCGGTCGAGCAAAGGCAAGTACGACAAGTAG
- a CDS encoding acyloxyacyl hydrolase produces MRGLLLVTTLLPVCAWSQSSDAPAWNFRIGPSFGQTTIGSEDTRRGTVWSLGFSRPEKRLAFRGTSADLLIEGYYFFNRGGGFEDIPVNTMHSYGAMATAQYRVKEVRGTTVHFDLSWGLVYNSITTRDLDSRLNSTPAIGIGVRRGRADFTVRFFHMSNGGTSGNNQGSNNIQYLFSWRI; encoded by the coding sequence ATGCGCGGACTGCTCCTTGTGACGACCTTACTTCCCGTCTGCGCTTGGAGCCAATCGTCCGATGCTCCCGCTTGGAACTTTCGCATCGGGCCTTCGTTCGGTCAGACGACGATCGGCTCCGAAGACACGCGCCGGGGGACCGTCTGGTCGCTCGGGTTCTCGAGGCCGGAGAAGCGGCTGGCCTTTCGAGGCACGTCGGCCGACCTCTTGATCGAGGGCTACTATTTCTTCAACCGGGGCGGCGGGTTCGAGGACATTCCGGTCAACACCATGCACTCGTACGGCGCCATGGCGACGGCCCAATACCGGGTCAAGGAAGTCCGGGGCACGACAGTCCACTTCGACCTCTCCTGGGGCCTCGTCTACAACAGCATCACGACGCGCGACCTGGATTCCAGGCTCAATTCGACTCCGGCCATCGGGATCGGGGTCCGTCGAGGGCGAGCCGACTTCACCGTCCGCTTTTTCCACATGTCGAACGGCGGGACGAGCGGCAACAACCAGGGCTCGAACAACATCCAGTACCTCTTTTCCTGGCGGATCTGA
- the tgt gene encoding tRNA guanosine(34) transglycosylase Tgt, whose product MSIAFEVIARCPHTRARRGRLHTPHGTVETPCFMPVGTQATVKGVGSEDLEALGFGLVLSNTYHLSLRPGPDLIEKLGGLHGLMSWKGAILTDSGGFQVMSLSHRRKLTDEGVRFQSHIDGSELFLTPETCIETQARFGVDVSMMLDECPPYPCTRQEAEAAMRRTHLWAPRNLDARSEGQAVFGIVQGGVHADLRVESAKNLTALPFDGYAIGGVSVGEPTEMQRPVVSMTAPLLPEDKPRYLMGVGHPQDILHAVAAGVDMFDCVLPTRMARHHTLYTLQGRANVRNAKWADHNGPFDPESVFPPTERYSAAYLRHLFVAGEALGARLATLHNLAFYARLMGEVREAVATGGWESLSARYARA is encoded by the coding sequence ATGTCGATCGCGTTCGAAGTCATCGCCCGGTGCCCGCACACCCGTGCGCGCCGGGGCCGGTTGCACACGCCGCACGGCACCGTCGAAACCCCTTGTTTCATGCCCGTCGGCACGCAGGCGACGGTCAAAGGTGTCGGTTCGGAAGACCTTGAAGCATTGGGCTTCGGCCTGGTCTTGAGCAATACGTACCACCTGTCCTTGAGGCCTGGACCGGACTTGATCGAGAAGCTCGGCGGACTCCACGGATTGATGAGCTGGAAGGGGGCGATCCTGACGGACTCAGGAGGTTTCCAGGTGATGTCGTTGTCCCACCGACGGAAGCTGACCGACGAGGGGGTCCGGTTCCAGTCGCACATCGACGGTTCGGAACTGTTCCTGACGCCCGAAACGTGCATCGAGACACAGGCTAGGTTCGGCGTCGACGTGAGCATGATGCTCGACGAGTGCCCGCCCTATCCGTGCACGCGTCAGGAGGCGGAGGCGGCGATGCGCCGGACCCACCTTTGGGCGCCTCGCAACCTGGACGCCCGGTCGGAAGGGCAGGCCGTCTTCGGGATCGTTCAAGGCGGGGTCCACGCCGACCTCCGTGTGGAGTCGGCAAAGAATCTGACCGCCTTGCCCTTCGACGGATACGCGATCGGTGGCGTCAGCGTCGGCGAGCCGACCGAGATGCAGCGGCCCGTCGTCTCGATGACCGCGCCGCTCTTGCCCGAGGACAAACCGCGGTACTTGATGGGTGTCGGTCATCCGCAGGACATCCTGCATGCCGTCGCTGCGGGCGTGGACATGTTCGACTGCGTCCTCCCGACCCGCATGGCGCGGCACCACACGCTGTACACGCTTCAAGGCCGCGCCAACGTCCGCAACGCAAAGTGGGCCGACCATAACGGCCCCTTTGATCCGGAATCGGTCTTCCCGCCGACAGAACGCTATTCGGCGGCGTACCTCCGGCACCTGTTCGTCGCAGGAGAAGCGCTCGGCGCCCGTTTGGCCACGCTGCACAACCTGGCCTTCTATGCCCGGCTCATGGGAGAGGTCCGCGAGGCGGTGGCCACGGGAGGTTGGGAGTCCCTGAGTGCGCGTTACGCGCGTGCCTAA
- a CDS encoding MGMT family protein encodes MSVLDELWQIVATIPPGSVAAYGDVGRALSRPVSGVLVGKWMTNCPPDVPWWRVVGKKGDLLIGGRGPTFALDQRRKLEAEGVSFVDDRVATDRFMVP; translated from the coding sequence TTGAGCGTCCTTGACGAACTCTGGCAGATCGTCGCGACGATCCCGCCGGGATCCGTCGCGGCTTATGGCGACGTCGGCAGGGCCTTGTCCCGTCCCGTCAGCGGCGTCTTGGTCGGCAAGTGGATGACGAACTGTCCGCCCGACGTCCCTTGGTGGCGCGTCGTCGGTAAGAAAGGCGACCTGCTGATCGGCGGCCGGGGCCCGACTTTCGCCCTCGACCAGCGGCGGAAGCTCGAAGCGGAAGGCGTCTCGTTCGTCGACGACCGGGTCGCCACCGATCGCTTCATGGTCCCTTAG
- a CDS encoding prepilin-type N-terminal cleavage/methylation domain-containing protein has protein sequence MGKVNGRRAFTLIELLVVIAIIAILAALIFPVFARAKATAKQANCVSNLKQIGAGIGLYMSDHDDVFPYAVDAVDKYRPEIWAHEPEFQAQIPNMPLLSEALQPYIKSKELFRCPSDDGTDVIDDQPNIEFKTVPTLYGTYGSSYFFRTEIAFRLFSGTGFNLPADINVLFDAAGHWHGDGGRVTQNDIFYPGKLRGFRYVTLFGDLHVKSVTFDRLRQAWETELN, from the coding sequence ATGGGGAAAGTGAACGGTCGGAGAGCCTTTACGTTGATCGAGTTGCTGGTCGTGATCGCGATCATCGCGATCTTGGCCGCCTTGATCTTCCCGGTCTTCGCAAGGGCAAAGGCCACGGCGAAGCAGGCCAACTGCGTGAGCAACCTCAAGCAGATCGGGGCGGGGATCGGACTTTACATGTCCGACCACGACGACGTCTTCCCGTACGCCGTCGACGCAGTGGACAAATACCGGCCGGAGATCTGGGCCCATGAACCGGAGTTCCAAGCCCAAATCCCGAACATGCCGCTCCTTTCCGAGGCCCTCCAGCCTTACATCAAGAGCAAGGAACTCTTCCGTTGCCCGTCCGACGACGGGACGGACGTGATCGACGACCAACCGAACATCGAGTTCAAGACTGTACCGACCCTTTACGGGACGTACGGATCAAGCTATTTCTTCCGGACAGAGATCGCTTTCCGGCTCTTTTCGGGCACAGGGTTCAACCTGCCGGCCGACATCAACGTCTTGTTCGACGCGGCCGGACATTGGCACGGCGACGGCGGACGGGTGACGCAGAACGACATCTTCTATCCGGGCAAGCTGCGAGGCTTCCGGTACGTGACCCTGTTCGGAGACCTTCACGTCAAGTCCGTCACCTTTGACCGTCTTCGCCAAGCCTGGGAAACGGAACTCAATTGA
- a CDS encoding LCP family protein yields the protein MAVDEQKPLWKRLIARVLWVSFAFVCLAGGTVVGLVNQSKVGKELVEQTAKNVPPQEVFKRDSVTLLVLGCDEDRYYAGVAGRRDTPGGITRHASRSDMMLVTKLDFANKRITGLSIPRDMLWQLPGYRKQKINGFHAIGYTKGGPEMGKDYAKKATEGVVGLKIDRVVVLDFRAFAKMVDLLGGVEVYVPKNMDYDDFAGGLHIHLKQGRQILSGEDAIGFVRFRHSDSDFQRQARQKDLMMAMKDRALAKWQVAPQIMDESYELLGRSLLPREIASLALFARKVGADNVKMDMVPVIERRGRSALELDEDKLDEKLEELHMTPDPADRVTAVR from the coding sequence ATGGCCGTCGACGAACAAAAGCCTTTGTGGAAGAGGCTGATAGCAAGGGTTCTTTGGGTGTCCTTCGCATTCGTCTGCCTCGCAGGAGGCACGGTCGTCGGCTTGGTGAACCAGAGCAAGGTCGGAAAGGAGTTGGTCGAGCAGACGGCCAAGAACGTCCCGCCGCAAGAGGTCTTCAAGCGGGATTCGGTGACCCTGCTCGTCCTCGGATGCGACGAAGACCGGTATTACGCAGGCGTGGCCGGCCGCAGAGACACGCCGGGCGGCATCACGCGGCACGCTTCGCGCAGCGACATGATGCTCGTCACGAAGCTGGACTTTGCGAACAAGCGGATCACAGGTCTCTCCATCCCTCGCGACATGTTGTGGCAGCTTCCTGGTTATCGGAAGCAGAAGATCAACGGTTTTCACGCGATCGGCTACACGAAAGGCGGCCCCGAAATGGGCAAGGACTACGCCAAGAAGGCGACCGAAGGCGTTGTCGGACTCAAAATCGACCGCGTCGTCGTGCTGGACTTCCGAGCGTTCGCCAAGATGGTCGACCTTTTGGGCGGGGTCGAAGTGTACGTCCCGAAGAACATGGATTACGACGACTTCGCGGGCGGCCTCCACATCCATTTGAAGCAGGGACGCCAGATTTTGAGCGGAGAGGACGCCATCGGGTTCGTCCGGTTCCGTCACTCCGACAGTGACTTCCAGCGTCAGGCCCGCCAGAAAGACCTGATGATGGCGATGAAGGACCGGGCCTTGGCGAAATGGCAGGTCGCCCCTCAGATCATGGACGAGAGCTACGAACTCCTGGGTCGGTCGCTGCTCCCCCGAGAGATCGCGTCCCTCGCCCTTTTTGCTAGGAAAGTGGGGGCGGACAACGTCAAAATGGACATGGTCCCCGTCATCGAACGGAGGGGGAGAAGCGCGCTGGAACTGGACGAAGACAAGTTGGACGAAAAGCTCGAAGAGCTGCACATGACGCCGGATCCGGCGGACCGGGTCACCGCCGTCCGATGA
- the pckA gene encoding phosphoenolpyruvate carboxykinase (ATP) has translation MSTASAEFVNIDPSSAKEVYRNLSVPELIEHAVRNGEGVLASNGALVAHTGKYTGRTPKDKHTVRDAETEDKVWWDNNAAMSAETFAMLADKAAKALPSKRLYVVDTFGGADPAHRISVRFIVENAYHALFVRSLLIRPTEAELQAFQPEWTVVDLCRETWERDGRDAVIALSFTDKTVLIFGTQYAGEMKKSVFTIMNYLLPLKGVMSMHCSANIGTDGDTALFFGLSGTGKTTLSADPNRRLIGDDEHGWTDSGVFNVEGGCYAKCIKLTREGEPQIWDAIRYGSVLENVVLDAARTPDYDDTSLTENTRCAYPVDYIEGAVIPSVGGHPQNICFLTCDAYGVLPPISRLTKEQAMYHFLNGYTAKVAGTEAGVTEPQTTFSTCFGAPFLPLHPSAYAKLLGEKIERHGSHVWLVNTGWTGGPYGVGNRMKLAYTRAMIEAAFQGRLLDWKTEPVFGLEIPGSCPGVPSEVLDPRSTWADKDAYDAKANQLKAMFDENFKKFA, from the coding sequence ATGAGTACCGCAAGCGCCGAATTCGTCAACATCGACCCGTCGTCCGCAAAGGAGGTCTATAGGAACCTCTCCGTGCCCGAATTGATCGAGCACGCGGTCCGCAACGGCGAGGGGGTCCTCGCCTCGAACGGTGCCCTCGTCGCGCATACCGGCAAGTACACAGGCCGGACGCCGAAGGACAAACATACCGTCCGTGACGCCGAAACCGAGGACAAGGTCTGGTGGGACAACAATGCCGCGATGTCGGCGGAGACGTTTGCGATGCTGGCCGACAAAGCGGCCAAGGCGCTCCCGTCGAAGAGGCTCTACGTCGTCGATACGTTCGGCGGTGCCGACCCGGCCCATCGCATCTCCGTCCGGTTTATCGTCGAGAACGCCTACCATGCGCTGTTCGTCCGCTCGCTTCTGATCCGGCCGACCGAAGCCGAACTCCAGGCGTTCCAGCCGGAATGGACGGTCGTCGACTTGTGCCGGGAAACGTGGGAGCGGGACGGCCGGGACGCCGTCATCGCCTTGAGCTTCACCGACAAGACCGTCTTGATCTTCGGCACGCAGTACGCGGGCGAAATGAAGAAGAGCGTGTTCACGATCATGAACTACCTCCTGCCGCTCAAGGGCGTCATGAGCATGCACTGCAGCGCCAACATCGGCACGGACGGGGACACCGCCCTGTTCTTCGGACTGAGCGGTACGGGCAAGACGACGCTTTCGGCCGATCCGAACCGCCGTCTGATCGGCGACGACGAGCACGGCTGGACCGACTCGGGCGTGTTCAACGTCGAAGGCGGCTGCTACGCTAAGTGCATCAAGCTGACCCGGGAAGGCGAGCCGCAGATCTGGGACGCCATCCGGTATGGGAGCGTTTTGGAGAACGTGGTGCTCGACGCGGCGCGAACGCCCGATTACGACGACACGAGCCTGACCGAGAACACGCGTTGCGCCTATCCGGTCGACTACATCGAGGGTGCTGTGATTCCGAGCGTCGGCGGGCACCCGCAGAACATCTGCTTCCTGACCTGCGACGCATACGGCGTCTTGCCGCCCATCAGCCGCCTGACGAAGGAACAGGCCATGTACCACTTCCTGAACGGCTACACGGCCAAGGTCGCCGGGACCGAAGCCGGCGTGACGGAGCCACAGACCACGTTCAGCACCTGCTTCGGCGCGCCGTTCCTTCCGCTCCATCCGAGCGCTTATGCCAAGCTCCTCGGCGAAAAGATCGAGCGCCATGGCAGTCACGTCTGGCTCGTCAACACGGGATGGACCGGCGGCCCTTACGGGGTCGGCAACAGGATGAAGCTGGCCTATACGCGGGCCATGATCGAAGCCGCCTTCCAGGGCCGGCTCCTTGATTGGAAGACCGAGCCCGTCTTCGGCCTCGAGATCCCTGGGTCGTGCCCCGGAGTGCCGTCCGAAGTCCTCGATCCAAGGTCTACTTGGGCGGACAAGGACGCTTACGACGCCAAGGCGAACCAGTTGAAGGCGATGTTCGACGAGAACTTTAAGAAGTTCGCTTGA